The proteins below are encoded in one region of Helianthus annuus cultivar XRQ/B chromosome 2, HanXRQr2.0-SUNRISE, whole genome shotgun sequence:
- the LOC110913473 gene encoding probable galacturonosyltransferase-like 1 produces the protein MIHHKPPLLLLILLITTAIAAASATTISQQFKEAPKFDNAADCPPTATDTTAIHIAMTLDATYLRGSMAAILSVLQHSSCPQNIIFHFITSTTTFSSDPTRLRATITTSFPYLNFHIYPFNDSFIPGLISTSIRSALDTPLNYARTYLADILPLHVTKIIYLDSDIILVDDIATLAATLLPNDTVLAAPEYCNANFTFYFTPTFWSNPSLSVTFTNRNPCYFNTGVMVIDLQRWRSGDYTRKIEEWMELQKRMRIYELGSLPPFLLVFAGKIAPVNHRWNQHGLGGDNYRGLCRDLHPGPVSLLHWSGKGKPWVRLDAGRPCPLDTLWAPYDLLKSQVLFDS, from the exons ATGATCCACCACAAACCACCACTCCTCCTCCTCATCCTCTTGATCACCACCGCTATCGCCGCCGCATCCGCCACCACAATCTCCCAACAATTCAAAGAAGCTCCGAAATTCGACAACGCGGCCGACTGCCCACCGACCGCCACCGACACCACCGCCATCCACATCGCCATGACCCTCGACGCCACCTACCTCCGCGGCTCAATGGCGGCAATCCTCTCCGTCCTCCAACACTCCTCCTGCCCACAAAACATCATTTTCCACTTcatcacctccaccaccaccttcTCCTCCGACCCCACGCGCCTACGCGCCACCATAACAACCTCATTCCCATACCTAAATTTCCATATCTACCCCTTCAACGACTCATTCATCCCCGGACTTATCTCCACCTCCATTCGCTCCGCCCTTGACACCCCCCTCAACTACGCCCGTACCTACCTCGCCGACATCCTCCCCCTCCACGTCACCAAAATCATCTACCTAGACTCCGACATAATCCTTGTCGACGACATTGCCACCTTAGCCGCCACCCTTCTCCCTAACGACACCGTTTTAGCCGCCCCTGAATATTGCAACGCCAACTTCACATTCTACTTCACTCCAACTTTCTGGTCAAACCCTTCTTTATCCGTAACTTTCACAAACCGCAACCCATGCTACTTCAACACCGGTGTTATGGTAATCGACTTACAACGGTGGCGTTCAG GTGACTACACAAGAAAAATAGAGGAATGGATGGAGTTGCAAAAGAGAATGAGGATATATGAGTTGGGTTCTTTGCCGCCTTTTTTGCTGGTTTTCGCGGGAAAGATAGCACCGGTGAATCATAGATGGAACCAGCACGGATTAGGTGGGGATAATTACCGGGGACTTTGCCGGGATTTGCATCCGGGACCGGTTAGTTTGTTGCATTGGAGTGGGAAAGGGAAGCCGTGGGTGCGGCTTGATGCGGGGAGACCGTGTCCACTTGATACTCTTTGGGCGCCTTATGATCTTTTGAAATCTCAagttttgtttgattcttga